Proteins co-encoded in one Nicotiana sylvestris chromosome 7, ASM39365v2, whole genome shotgun sequence genomic window:
- the LOC138873348 gene encoding uncharacterized protein translates to MLIGWLGDVTIQHVPRKENNRVDALAALASSLALPDQAQVTICQKWVVPPPNEDEGEEDKLKHLVAISEVEKEEWRQPIIDYLCYGILPENPWRRTEIRRHAPRFLYYKDTLYRRSFEGVLLRCLGEEEAL, encoded by the coding sequence ATGTTGATAGGGTGGCTcggtgatgtgactattcagcatgtgccaaggaaagaaaataatagGGTTGATGCTTTAGCTGCTCTAGCTTCATCATTAGCCCTGCCTGACCAAGCACAAGTTACcatctgccaaaaatgggtagtaccgccgccAAATGAGGATGAAGGTGAAGAAGACaaactcaagcatcttgttgctatttctgaagttgagaaagaagaatggcgacaacccattatcgactacttatgctatgggatacttccagaaaatccgtggagaaggactgaaatccgtCGTCATGCACCGCGCTTCCTTTACTACAaggatactctatacagaaggtcgttcgagggagtactcttacgatgcctaggagaagaagaagctctctaa